From Phycodurus eques isolate BA_2022a chromosome 1, UOR_Pequ_1.1, whole genome shotgun sequence, one genomic window encodes:
- the LOC133410988 gene encoding frizzled-7-A-like, whose product MATWGIWPWWLSYTLPLVIPPGSSQEQKGFSIPEHGFCHAISIPLCIDIAYNQTIMPNLLGHANQEDAGLEVHQFYPLVKVQCSPDLKFFLCSMYAPVCTVLEQAIPPCRTLCERARQGCEALMNKFGFQWPERLRCENFPIHSAGEICVGQNTSNSNGPTPTPDLGKLLNFPSHTSSNPAFSCPPQLEVPAYLSYRFLGAKDCGAPCEVSKPNGLVYFTEEELKFGRLWVAVWAVLCCISTLFTVLTYAVDTQRFRYPERPVVFLSGCYFMVALVYVTGFLLEDKVVCMDKFKAEGYKMVIQGTKKEGCTILFIVSYFFSMASSIWWVILSLTWFLSAGRKWGHEAIEANSRYFHLVAWTVPALKTVTILAMGQVEGDLLTGVCYVGVYDVDALRGFVLAPLFVYLLIGTFFLLAGFVSLFRIRTIMKLGGTETEKLEKLMVRIGVFSMLYTLPATTVVACHFYEQALRPRWEYTWRMQTCKRFALPCPSENFAPLTPDFTMFMIKYLMTMIVGITSGFWIWSGKTVQSWRRFYKRLIGPEPGNTTL is encoded by the coding sequence ATGGCAACGTGGGGGATCTGGCCTTGGTGGTTGAGCTACACTTTACCATTGGTCATCCCGCCAGGCTCATCTCAAGAACAGAAGGGTTTTTCCATCCCGGAACATGGATTTTGCCATGCCATCTCAATCCCGCTGTGCATCGATATCGCCTACAATCAGACCATCATGCCCAACCTGCTGGGCCATGCCAACCAAGAAGACGCAGGGCTGGAAGTTCACCAGTTCTACCCGCTCGTCAAAGTCCAGTGCTCGCCAGACCTTAAGTTCTTTTTGTGCTCCATGTACGCACCCGTGTGCACAGTTTTGGAGCAGGCGATCCCTCCTTGCAGGACTTTATGCGAACGGGCCCGACAGGGCTGTGAAGCACTGATGAATAAATTTGGTTTTCAGTGGCCTGAAAGGCTGCGCTGTGAAAACTTCCCTATCCACAGTGCCGGAGAGATCTGCGTGGGTCAGAACACATCTAACAGTAATGGTCCGACACCGACACCTGACCTCGGAAAGCTGTTGAACTTTCCATCCCACACCTCAAGCAACCCAGCCTTTTCCTGCCCACCACAGCTAGAGGTGCCAGCCTACCTCAGCTACCGCTTCCTTGGTGCCAAGGACTGCGGTGCCCCCTGCGAGGTCTCCAAACCCAATGGACTGGTGTATTTTACAGAGGAGGAGCTCAAGTTTGGGCGGCTCTGGGTCGCTGTCTGGGCTGTCCTTTGCTGCATAAGCACACTCTTCACTGTCCTCACATATGCGGTAGATACGCAGCGCTTTCGGTACCCCGAGAGACCTGTTGTATTTCTCTCAGGTTGCTACTTCATGGTGGCACTAGTATATGTCACCGGTTTCCTGCTTGAGGACAAAGTCGTCTGTATGGACAAGTTCAAGGCGGAGGGTTATAAGATGGTGATTCAGGGCACCAAGAAAGAGGGCTGCACAATACTCTTCATAGTGTCCTACTTCTTTAGCATGGCAAGCTCCATCTGGTGGGTTATCCTGTCCCTCACCTGGTTCCTGTCAGCTGGGAGGAAGTGGGGTCACGAGGCCATCGAGGCCAATTCTCGGTACTTCCACCTGGTGGCCTGGACAGTGCCGGCGTTGAAAACCGTCACCATCTTGGCGATGGGACAGGTGGAGGGCGACCTTCTGACCGGTGTGTGCTACGTGGGTGTGTACGACGTGGATGCCCTGCGGGGTTTTGTGCTGGCTCCGCTCTTTGTCTACCTCCTCATCGGCACTTTTTTTCTGCTGGCTGGTTTTGTGTCTCTCTTTCGCATCCGCACCATCATGAAGCTTGGCGGTACTGAGACGGAAAAGCTTGAGAAGCTGATGGTGCGGATCGGAGTGTTCAGCATGCTGTACACGCTACCTGCCACCACTGTGGTGGCCTGCCACTTCTATGAGCAGGCCCTGCGTCCGCGGTGGGAGTACACATGGCGCATGCAGACCTGCAAACGCTTTGCTTTGCCGTGCCCGTCGGAAAACTTTGCTCCACTGACGCCGGACTTCACCATGTTCATGATCAAGTACCTGATGACCATGATCGTTGGGATAACGTCAGGCTTCTGGATCTGGTCTGGAAAGACTGTGCAATCCTGGCGCCGCTTCTATAAGAGACTGATCGGCCCTGAGCCGGGAAATACCACACTTTAG